From Luteococcus japonicus, one genomic window encodes:
- a CDS encoding glycosyltransferase, with translation MARIGFISLHTSPLDSPGSKDAGGMNVVEVHQAKALADRGHVVELVTRRDNTELPDVVEIHPGVTVQQLTAGPTEALAKSAQEEWIEGFSRALAQLEPYEVVHSQHWMSGVAALPVAQQWGVPHVQSFHSVAALPGDPLSEGEPPESPGRNAGERLIASQSDLVVAVSQYEASTIVERCGADPSRVVVVHPGVDTELFHPLDGHCRPWNPEQNSPDEPRQFGSVCVQPNPNGYLLFAARLQPLKAPDLALVAVAGLPEEIRPTLVIAGEASQDFASYRDELIDLSQNLGIAHQTCWLGSQSREDLARLLRGARAVLVPSFSETFGLIAMEAQASGVPVVSADSGGLREVVDDGVTGVLVAERTAEAWTRVLTELLEDPERLCTMGRAGRERALTFGWDDVARQLEEQYVALLANGPATRGVAEEPVATASLLDGVRRVLFCHAHPDDETLSTGALITHLVSRGIACDLATATRGEMGEVVEGPLSHLAGTPELEEHRIGELAGALRELGVERHAFLGTAPARAAGLPTRLYRDSGMEWILPGLAGPADATDERSFTFAAPEECTADLVALIERWQPDLMVSYDANGGYGHPDHVRMHEVAREAARQAGVRFAEIRHSPSTGSGNGIAVDSGNEDSETPTPEPVEVQWFDLPETLPVVAAALRHHATQLTVQPNGTEVVHSGGQLEQIVTSVGLARG, from the coding sequence ATGGCACGCATCGGTTTCATCTCGCTGCACACCTCGCCGCTCGACTCCCCCGGCTCCAAGGATGCCGGTGGCATGAATGTCGTCGAGGTGCACCAGGCCAAGGCGCTGGCCGACCGCGGCCACGTCGTAGAGCTGGTCACACGCAGGGACAACACCGAACTGCCCGACGTGGTGGAGATCCACCCCGGGGTCACTGTCCAACAGCTGACCGCCGGCCCCACCGAAGCCCTGGCCAAGAGCGCCCAGGAGGAGTGGATCGAGGGCTTCTCCCGAGCCTTGGCCCAGCTGGAACCCTACGAGGTCGTGCATTCGCAGCACTGGATGAGCGGAGTGGCGGCACTGCCCGTCGCGCAGCAATGGGGTGTACCGCACGTGCAGAGCTTCCACTCGGTGGCCGCGCTGCCCGGTGACCCGTTGAGCGAGGGAGAGCCGCCCGAGTCTCCCGGCCGCAATGCCGGTGAGCGGTTGATCGCCAGCCAGTCGGACCTGGTGGTCGCCGTCAGCCAGTACGAGGCGTCGACGATCGTCGAGCGCTGCGGCGCGGATCCATCACGCGTCGTCGTGGTGCATCCCGGCGTCGACACCGAGCTCTTCCATCCGCTGGACGGGCACTGCCGTCCGTGGAATCCGGAGCAGAACAGCCCCGATGAACCGCGCCAGTTCGGGTCGGTGTGCGTGCAGCCCAACCCCAACGGCTACCTGCTCTTCGCCGCCCGGCTGCAGCCACTCAAGGCCCCTGACCTGGCGCTGGTGGCGGTGGCAGGGCTTCCCGAGGAGATCCGCCCAACCCTGGTGATCGCGGGCGAGGCCAGCCAGGACTTCGCCAGCTACCGCGACGAGCTGATCGACCTCTCCCAGAACCTGGGCATCGCGCACCAGACCTGCTGGCTGGGATCGCAGTCCCGGGAGGACCTGGCCCGCCTGTTGCGCGGCGCGCGAGCGGTGCTGGTGCCGTCCTTCTCCGAGACCTTCGGGCTGATCGCGATGGAGGCGCAGGCCTCCGGCGTCCCCGTGGTCAGCGCCGATTCCGGCGGCCTGCGCGAAGTGGTCGACGACGGCGTCACCGGCGTACTGGTGGCCGAACGCACCGCCGAAGCCTGGACCCGGGTACTGACCGAACTGCTCGAGGATCCGGAACGGCTGTGCACCATGGGCCGCGCAGGACGGGAGCGGGCGCTGACCTTCGGCTGGGACGACGTCGCCCGGCAGCTTGAGGAGCAGTACGTCGCGCTGCTCGCGAACGGACCCGCCACGCGCGGGGTGGCGGAAGAGCCCGTCGCAACCGCATCACTGCTCGACGGCGTGCGACGCGTCCTGTTCTGCCACGCACATCCCGACGACGAGACGCTGTCCACCGGCGCGCTGATCACCCACCTGGTCTCCCGTGGCATCGCCTGTGACCTGGCGACCGCGACCCGCGGGGAGATGGGCGAGGTGGTCGAGGGGCCGCTGTCCCACCTGGCCGGTACGCCGGAACTGGAGGAGCACCGGATCGGTGAGCTGGCCGGCGCACTGCGCGAGCTGGGCGTCGAACGGCACGCCTTCCTGGGTACCGCTCCGGCACGTGCCGCGGGGCTGCCCACTCGGCTCTACCGCGATTCCGGCATGGAATGGATCCTCCCCGGGCTGGCCGGCCCCGCCGACGCCACCGACGAGCGCAGCTTCACCTTCGCCGCCCCCGAGGAGTGCACGGCAGACCTCGTCGCGCTGATCGAACGGTGGCAGCCGGACCTGATGGTCAGCTATGACGCCAATGGCGGCTACGGGCACCCGGACCATGTACGGATGCACGAGGTGGCGCGCGAAGCGGCACGTCAGGCGGGGGTGCGCTTTGCCGAGATACGCCACAGCCCCTCGACAGGCTCGGGGAACGGGATTGCGGTGGACTCGGGAAACGAGGACTCGGAAACCCCGACGCCCGAGCCCGTCGAGGTCCAGTGGTTCGACCTTCCCGAGACGCTTCCCGTCGTCGCCGCAGCCCTGCGGCACCACGCCACCCAGCTGACCGTCCAGCCCAATGGCA
- a CDS encoding metallophosphoesterase encodes MSSAQSPARRPRRPWRWLLRLLLTGVVLLAVVVGMSWYEVTHTKLERLELTSTKVTGRPLKVLQITDLHTLRFTPQRDDVIRMAQEQEPDLIAVTGDFVNTTTTDMSRVDAWFAKLVATGIPVYAVPGNHDHWGDHYPAVLDMLEGNKVTVLLNRHERLDGAWGKLDVIGTDDYYTEHGDLTEAMAATREDAYRLVLTHSPEIHPDLAKSPADLAICGHTHGGQVRIPGIGGIIAPGQGWFPHYDKGLFDVGTSKLWIDSGVGQTAPLRLFDQSQISLVTIAPA; translated from the coding sequence GTGAGCAGCGCACAGTCCCCGGCCCGTCGTCCCCGTCGTCCATGGCGATGGCTGCTGCGACTCCTGCTGACCGGCGTGGTGCTGTTGGCCGTCGTCGTCGGCATGAGCTGGTACGAGGTGACCCACACGAAGCTGGAGCGGCTGGAGCTCACCAGCACCAAGGTCACCGGCCGCCCGCTCAAGGTCCTGCAGATCACGGACCTGCACACACTGCGCTTCACCCCGCAGCGCGACGACGTGATCCGGATGGCGCAGGAACAGGAGCCGGACCTGATCGCCGTCACCGGTGACTTCGTGAACACCACCACCACGGACATGTCCCGCGTCGACGCCTGGTTCGCCAAGCTCGTCGCCACCGGCATCCCGGTCTACGCCGTCCCCGGCAACCACGACCACTGGGGCGACCACTACCCCGCCGTGCTGGACATGCTGGAAGGCAACAAGGTAACGGTCCTGCTGAACCGGCACGAACGCCTCGACGGAGCCTGGGGGAAGCTCGACGTCATCGGCACCGACGACTACTACACCGAGCACGGAGACCTGACCGAGGCCATGGCGGCCACCCGCGAGGATGCCTACCGGCTGGTCCTGACCCATTCCCCGGAGATCCATCCCGACCTGGCCAAGAGCCCTGCGGACCTGGCCATCTGCGGGCACACCCATGGCGGGCAGGTGCGCATTCCCGGCATCGGCGGCATCATCGCGCCGGGGCAGGGCTGGTTCCCGCACTATGACAAGGGGCTGTTCGACGTGGGCACCTCGAAGCTGTGGATTGACTCCGGAGTGGGCCAGACCGCCCCCCTGCGCCTGTTCGACCAGTCCCAGATCAGCCTGGTCACCATCGCCCCGGCATAG
- a CDS encoding sugar-binding domain-containing protein produces the protein MATALALAGHADGALTGIGAFDGTTSGSIFDSWQTPAMIRELASRGAVGHVRGHHFTRSGDHIETEMCRRTMAVPLNQLSGISTVVGVAYGPEKVEAIRGALRGHHLDVLVTDGQTAATLLSG, from the coding sequence GTGGCCACCGCACTGGCGCTGGCCGGGCACGCGGACGGAGCCCTGACGGGGATCGGGGCCTTCGACGGCACCACCTCGGGCTCCATCTTCGACAGCTGGCAGACACCGGCGATGATCCGTGAGCTCGCCTCACGCGGCGCCGTGGGCCACGTGCGCGGACACCACTTCACCAGATCGGGGGACCACATCGAGACGGAGATGTGCCGTCGGACCATGGCCGTCCCCCTGAACCAGCTCTCCGGCATCAGCACCGTCGTCGGCGTCGCCTACGGGCCCGAGAAGGTGGAGGCGATCCGGGGAGCCCTGCGCGGGCACCACCTCGACGTGCTGGTCACCGACGGGCAGACCGCGGCCACCCTGCTGTCCGGCTGA
- a CDS encoding S8 family serine peptidase, with product MSVSFRHAGSFRALATALATIMASACALGLPGSTGQAEAASAPRSYLVNARTPGQTKAAQAAAVKAGGQVVQSWPQIGVIVVRSTRPGYLNRLKAQRSRAVLSAGDARGISATERVTVGKPVTVSAPGRRVTATATRVGKTDPMARQQSHLTVDRATKAHAVTPGSSHVVVGVIDTGVDDRHPDLARNFSRADSVDCTNFGRPNTAAGAWRGKDSHGTHVAGTIAAARNGYGVTGVAPGVRVASLKVVNSIGESYPEYIVCAYMWAGARQLAVTNASLNMFDLWCGDLQIASPAMTSVRRAIDYAAGRRVVNVSSTGNSGADISWQRGESCQDPISVSRNVVHVTSVNAKGGLSEFASHGRSMTDIAAPGEQILSDAVGRRFERRSGTSQAAPQVAGTLALMKSRRPAASNATLVKTLKRTTKAVPVRTIGRECRGTVRSNSCTGFGQLDSFAAVKAI from the coding sequence ATGTCTGTCAGCTTCCGCCACGCCGGTTCGTTCCGGGCCCTGGCCACCGCACTCGCCACGATCATGGCGAGCGCTTGTGCGCTCGGCCTGCCCGGTTCCACCGGACAGGCCGAGGCCGCATCGGCGCCCCGCTCCTACCTGGTCAACGCTCGCACCCCGGGCCAGACGAAGGCCGCACAGGCCGCCGCTGTGAAGGCCGGTGGCCAGGTGGTGCAGAGCTGGCCGCAGATCGGCGTCATCGTCGTGCGCTCCACCCGCCCCGGTTACCTGAACCGTCTCAAGGCCCAGCGCAGCAGGGCCGTGCTGTCCGCCGGCGACGCCCGCGGGATCTCCGCCACCGAGCGGGTCACCGTCGGCAAGCCGGTCACCGTCTCCGCACCCGGCCGCCGCGTCACCGCCACCGCGACGCGCGTCGGCAAGACCGACCCGATGGCCCGCCAGCAGTCCCACCTGACGGTGGACCGCGCGACCAAGGCGCATGCCGTGACTCCGGGATCCAGCCACGTGGTCGTCGGCGTGATCGACACCGGCGTCGACGACCGCCACCCGGACCTGGCCAGGAACTTCAGCCGGGCGGATTCCGTCGACTGCACGAACTTCGGACGCCCGAACACCGCCGCAGGCGCCTGGCGCGGCAAGGACTCCCACGGAACCCACGTCGCCGGCACCATCGCCGCGGCACGCAATGGCTACGGAGTCACGGGCGTTGCCCCCGGCGTGCGCGTCGCGTCACTCAAGGTGGTCAACTCCATCGGCGAGAGCTACCCCGAATACATCGTGTGTGCCTACATGTGGGCGGGCGCCCGGCAGCTGGCCGTCACCAATGCGTCGCTGAACATGTTCGACCTGTGGTGCGGAGACCTGCAGATTGCCTCCCCGGCCATGACCTCCGTGCGCCGCGCCATCGACTACGCGGCGGGCCGTCGCGTCGTCAATGTCTCGTCGACGGGCAATTCCGGCGCCGACATCAGCTGGCAGCGCGGCGAGAGCTGCCAGGACCCCATCTCGGTCAGCAGGAATGTCGTGCACGTCACGTCGGTGAATGCGAAGGGCGGGTTGAGTGAGTTCGCCAGCCACGGCCGCAGCATGACCGACATCGCCGCACCCGGCGAGCAGATCCTGTCGGATGCGGTGGGCCGCCGCTTCGAGCGTCGCAGCGGAACCTCGCAGGCCGCCCCCCAGGTGGCCGGGACCCTGGCGCTGATGAAGTCGCGGCGGCCGGCGGCCAGCAATGCGACCCTGGTGAAGACCCTCAAGCGCACGACGAAGGCCGTGCCGGTGCGCACCATCGGACGCGAGTGCCGCGGTACCGTCCGCTCCAACAGCTGCACCGGTTTCGGCCAGCTCGACTCCTTCGCCGCAGTGAAGGCGATCTGA